A window of Hordeum vulgare subsp. vulgare chromosome 5H, MorexV3_pseudomolecules_assembly, whole genome shotgun sequence genomic DNA:
tgatgaagtgactgagcctggaaaagctggtatgaactcgatctattttgtttttgtaaatatgactagctcatcatgcctgattcatctttgttgtgagagaaacatgtttgcaatgacaacttagagatcatagttgcttatgccatgcttacttagctaggagcttataatggtttgccttggttgccaacatgaatgttgagatgagtatgatgtagtatgataagatggtatcctcctttgaatgtttcaagtggcttgacttggcgcatgttcatgcatgtagttgaaacaaaatcaacatagcctctatgatgttcatgttcatggtaatttatgtcctactcatgcttgcactcaatgttagttactctcaatgcattttgatgattgttgtcgctctctagttggtcgcttcccagtcttttgctagccttcacttgtactaagcgggaatactgcttgtacatccactcccataaacccaaagttgtgccatatgagtccaccatacctacctatgtgcggtatctacctgccgttccaagtaaatttgcatgtgccactctctaaatcttcaagaaataatctgttttgcatgcccgaaccgctcatgtggtgacagggggctattggtatcttccatgctaggcgtgttatccttgatatgtgtttattcactatcaatcacgagaaagggggcggtaattggaatttccagttccatgctcaaatcgaaaagataattgcaaacaaaacaccCCTagaattgatgttggtttggacggtacccgaggattcggctagccgtggagtgtgattgattggtggtgggggagtcaaaactttacttttctgtttgggaaccgcctatagcatgtgtagcgtggaagatgttgagaactcttagtcactgcgttgacaataaaagcatgccacccaaaattattatctctgttttcaaagcttgagctctggcacctctgcaaatcaatgcttccctctgcgaagggcctgtctatttatgttcctgttgagtcatcctcctcttacaaaagcaccaattagagagcacctctgtcatttgtatgctttgcttttaactgtgttgagtatgactatgactggatcttcattgccatgaattacaatgtttagtcagcccttggtctttgaaggtgctctgcatttatgttttgcggtctcagaaagagctagcgagataccatctattcgtactgcttcatgttgttttgattgaagtgttgacacttgaggcttattattatttgctcgctagttgattatgccattgatatgagtttaccgtgagaccaagATGtcagttttcaccagaattgccatggtgttgtttttgtgcagaaataaaagttctcggaatgtcctaaaaatttacggagattctttctggaataaaagaaaaatacctgcgcaaagatccatcggagggggcgcgccactgggccacaagcccacaggccgcggccacccctatggttgcgccgtgcaggcttgtggggcccacgtggcaccaccgcccccaatctcagctctatatcttccgtttcgcctggaaaaaaatcacagagaaggtttcatcgcgttttgtgatacggaggcgccgccacatcctgttcttcatctggagggcagatctggagtccgtttcgggctccggagaggggaaatcgtcgccatcgtcatcatcaacctttctccatcgacaattccatgatgctcttcatcgttcatgagtaatctcatcgtaggcttgctggacggtgatgagttggatgagatctatcatgtaatcgagttagttcttgacggggattgatccctagtatccactatgttctagattgatgttgctactacttggctatgcttaatgctttgtcactagggcccgagtgccatgatttcagatctgaacctattatgttgtcgccaatatatgtgtgttttagatcctatcttgcaagttgtagtcacctactatgtcttatgacccggcaaccccggagtgacaatagccgaaaccactcccggagatgaccatagtatgaggagttcatgtattcaccacgtgttaatgcgttggtccggttctttattaaaaggagaaccttaatatcccatagtttccattaggaccccgctgccacgggagggatggacaatagatgccatgcaagttcttttccctaagcacgtatgactacatacggaatacatgcctacattagattgacgaacgggagctagttacatatttctccgtgttataactgttacatgatgaatcacatccgtcacgctcatccatcaccgatccactgcctatgagtcttttactactagtcctcgctacgttactttgcctaggcttgtcccttgctacaaaagggattgggccactttgttgctgctgtcactactgctgttacttgttactctgctgctgctgtcactactgctgttacttgttactttgctgctgatgttactactccgctgttacttgttgcaagactttgttggcgccattgccagggaggctaggtaagtggcactaacatcccgtcaacaaggctttttctggcaccgttgctatcatactaccttgctagtgatactttgcctgcagacactaatctttcagatgtTGTTAAATctcacacattcaactgctaatacttgagaatattctttcgcttcccgtcttggcgaatcaacaaatttgggttgaatactctaccctcgaaaattgctgcgatcccatacgcttgtgggacatcagctgCCCCTGCCGCGACGGCCCGCGCTCGGGGCGCCAATGCCGTAGTGCGATCCGGGCCGGTGGTGGAGAAGGCCGGCAAGGCCGCATGCGTAAAGCGGAGGAAGGTTCTGGCTTCAAGGAAGCCACCTTATTCAACCTATGACTTCATCCCCCCGCAATGAGGTGCTCCGGCGATGCCGTTCAACGATGCCGCTCCCCCCGGagcgaggtgttcgacgaaatggccggaaggtatgcCTCTTCGGTCTTGGCGATTCCCTTTCATTTTTCGCCATTAGTCTCGATAGCTCATGACTTGTTATCGTTCGCTATAGCGGTGGTTCGAACAATGCAACAACCGAGTTCATGAACATGTTGGACACGAACACGGTTGacattgatcaagcctctttcgaACCATTCAACTGCAATGAAACGGACGGCGacgtggatgatcatggtgttgcGGACGAATTGGAGGAGATCGAAGCGGAAGCGTTTGAGAAATCGCAAGCAAAGAGTGGAAAAAGCCAAATATCGAAGAACTACATGATCTTGGAAGATCAAGCAttgatccaagcatggagtgTGGTGTCTCTTGATGCATGCACGGGTGTTTCTCAAACCGCCAATAGATATTGGCAAAGGATCGAAGATCAATACTTCTGCATTATGAAAAAGTATCCTAATAGGACTGCACGCACATTTCGGTCGCTTCAAGGGCGTTGGGAGAATATCAAGCCTATGTGCAGCcgttgggcagcttgcttggagcaagtacgcAATGTACCTCCAAGTGACACCGTGGAGTCCGACTATGTGAGTCTGTTTTTCCTTTGTTCAAGTTGTGCATCATCATAATGTATCATGGGAAATGATTGCATCACTTTGTTCACATTTTGTAGGACAAGATTGCTCAACATAGACACaaggacatggaagcttcggaaggcaaattcttcaaattagagcattgttgggagttgctccaaaagtgcgggcagtggaagttgatcgacaaagaatccccaccaaagagaggctcacttataaacatggatgaagatgaggatgatgatggcccaagaaatTTGCACAAGCCCGATGGCGACAAGAAGACTAAAGAGAAGATGAAGAGAGAGCAAGAAGCAGCAAGCTTCAGGGAGAAGATTGATGCCATGGTGCAATCAAACGAGTTGATGTTGTTGAAGTCGTTGGAGATCAAGAAAGAGTTGCTGAGAAGAAGGCGAAAGAGaagcaagaaaaatggcaaatgcTCAAGGAAGAGGGGCTCCGCAAAGCTGCCATTGAGGAGAGAAAAGCACGCGCCTCTGAAAACTAATCGATGTCATTGTTGCTCGCCGAGGAGAAAaagatcatgtcaatgaaccgcaatgacatggacgacctcaccaaaacatggcatgatatgtCAAGGAGAGAGATCTTGAAGAGGAGAATGGTCGCCTCGGCCGGTCCGTGTTCCAGTTCCGGTGATGTTTTCTCTGCTCCATATGGTGCCAATGTGGATGATTTCGGTGCGGGAGTTGGAACAAGTGACGGAGGTGGATTCGGTGGCGTCGATGAACTTCAATATGGACTCCATGGCGCGGAGTGAAGATCGACCCCCAAGATGATGCCGGACATGGGTGCAAACCTTTCATGCCCTCTTTTGCGTAATGAACTTCGCTTTTATTTGCGCGCAAACTGTTTATGtcgtttgaatttgaatttgtttGCCAAATCCTATGTCAAATGCGAGATTTGCAGTTTTTCTGTTTGCGGATCGTCGTGGTGAAGCCCGTGCAGAACCCGCagaagccgacccgtaaaaaaacatatttcgcgaatatacttttttacggaTCCGTTTGGGGGGGCTGCATCCACGCCAGCCCACGTCGGCCCGTAAAAGGGGTtttgcgcgaactgcaaacgcgttttgcgggccggcgggatgcggggtcttctAGAGTTGCTCTTAATCCGTAGATGTTCTCTAAACTCCATATAGTTGTAGCATTGCTCCCAGAAATTCAGAAGACAAAGCGGCCAATAATGCCACATATACATAAAGGTACATGAATTTTACAGACATGTGGATTTTGATTGAAGATTAAGAAAAGAAGGGGTCCATCTTCATAAAATCAGGGGATGAATGATTagttaaaaagaaaaaagaaatataatCAACGAATAATTAGGTGTAACTTTTTATATGTTTAGCATTTTTGTGACCAACACTGCAAAGCCACTACTATCAAGAGCCTGGTGGAGGGAGAGGCCAGTGCGGCGCACGGACAATGGCCGCCCCCGCGTACACGTCCAACGGGACGAGCGTCTCCTTGTACACGTACGACTGCGTCTCGTAGTACCTGTAAGGCCTCAAGTTCAGCAGCTTCACCTCCCCGCCGTCCTCGTCGCCCCGCAGGTCCCGGCAGAACGCGTCGCCGTCGCGGCCGTGCAGCAGGACCTTCTCCCCGCGGACGAAGCACGGCTGCGGGACGCACCGCGGCGCCGACGACGACAGCTCGACGCTGTACCTCAGCGACCACCGATCTTCGCCCCTGCTCTCGAGCATCCACACGTCCATCCTCCCGGAGACCTCGGCGTTGTAGCGGCGCCACCGGGGAGCGTTGCTGCTGAAAGGGGCGGTCACCAGGCACaccttcttctccacctccgtcACGTAGTAGGACAGCGCGGGGGCGCCGCACGCTCTCAGCGGCGGAGGCCTCAATGTCACGAAGGACTCCTCCTTGAGATCGAACTCCATGACCGCCACGCCACAGCACGCCCCTTCCTCCTCCGATATCCAGTACATCACCCCACCCACGTTGACGACGCCGAGGTTCACCAGGCAGCTCTCCCTCGGCGCCCTGACGTTCCTCCACCCGTCCTCGCCGAGGGTATACACCTGGATCGCGTCGAAGCGGAACGGCTGCCCGGACGGCCTGCCATGCCGGGGCTCGCGGAGGAAGTAGACGAGCTTGTACTCCCCCGTCGCCGGGTGGAACCCGAAGCTGTAGAGGTAGTAGAGGTCACGGAACGATCTCCCGTCGGGCTTCGAGAGATGCAGGCGCTGGCCGGTCGCGGGGTTGACGATCTTCAGCGTGTATCTCCGGTAGAAGCAGAGCAGGCCGTTGCACGACGCGAAGAGGTGGTCGTCCGGGTCCATGGACGACGCTGCCCATGTTGTGACCGACCATTTCTCATCGAAGAGCTTCACGCGGCCAGGCATGGCGGTCTTGAAGCTTGCCGAGGCGTCCAGCCTAGGCAGGAAAAGGAGGAGGTGCTCCGGTGCACGGTTGGCATGATCCATGATGAAGCAGGGGTCGCTGATTATGCCGCGCCATTGGTGGCACGTCCTGCGGAGTCTCTGTAGACTGCTCACCGGAAGCCGGAGAAGTATCTCGTGCAGGACGTCTGGTGTGAGGCGGCTGATGCTTGCTGACTGATTTTCGGTTGGCTGCTCTGCATCGTTTCCATCACTGGCCATTTCCAAGCACCTTGTCTCCTATGAAAGTTGCGCCTGATAATATCCCATAAAAGTGGATTTTTAGTATAGCTCTAATTTCAGAAACGGAAGGTATTATATAGGTATAATCGATGAAGGTTGATTGAGTTCTAGGATCATGCGATCACTTCGAGCTTTTGACAACGTCCATGTTAGTATCAACGTGTTCATTAAAGGCAGATGATAGGCTGATTGCTTGTACTTTTAGTTAAGACACCGTTCGCgcctatatgaaataataaacatcttAGGGCGTTGGATTTTCATTCTGCCAAACAAGTACAGTATTTGGTTATGCTGAATAAGTTTTCAGTATTCCGCCGCGCAGCCTGCAGTTGAAACGAATGCATGGCAAACTTTTTTCTAGCAGATGCAGCAGCAAACAAAGAGCCATGAATTGGAACGGGAGGAACCATGAATTGACCATTAACACGCTTATGCATACGGACCATCACTCCCACATCCTACAGGGTTCTAGTCCAACAAGTTGCTTCCAGGTTCCACCTCATCCTGAACTTTAAAACCACCTAGCTGACCACACTAGACACGGCGGCCGAATCCGACGCTAGGCAATAGTTAGATTGCTGGAATCTGAAGAAAACTTACAGCGGAATCTGCTCTCGGACTTACGGCGGAAACTATCTTCcccaggcgaagaagaagaagaagccgccCGCGGCCACAAGCTTAATCCCACCGTTATCCTCCGAGAGTGCTACTTATTGACCTCCTCTCTACGCAAGCATCGCACTCCACCAAGTCTCCAGTCCAGGGTTACCGTTATCCTCTCCCTCTGATTGCGTGACGGCTTCTTCAACCACCCGTAGAAtccaaaatcagaaaaatatcaagGACATAGGCCCAGCAAGCAGCAAAGTCTCGAGTATTCAAATGGTAGAAAGTACCGTAGACATACAGTAGCATGGCTCCCTACAAAAGTACAAACGACCACACCCTGTGTAAGCAATAATCTATTCATTAGGAGATCTGAAAATCCTTTTGGAACATTCAATAAGTGTATACATCGTGGGGGCAACATGTACACTTGCAGTATTTGATGTGGAATAttgtttttctactagtgtggaaTATTTATTTGTGAGCAAATGGTTCAGCATTATTCAAGTTGGTGCATCTTAAATTACACTAAATGATGACGCTTATCAAAGCGAGTTATATCAGTGGCTAATTTTCATTTGGCATTTGCTAAGGAAAAAACTCCCTACCATATCTTTTTTCTCAGAAAATTTCCAACTTATTCAACTTCAATCATGACACCACAAAGGACACCAgcaataataaaaattacatccagATCCGTAGACCACCTAACAACGACTATAAGAACTGAAGCGAGCCGAAGGCGCGCTGCCGCTATCACCTCTCCCTCACTGGAGTCAGACACAACTTGTTGTAGTAGACATTCGAGAAGTCATCGTCCACTCGTGTTaaggcctgatgacccacaagtatataggagatcaatcataACTCTTTCGATAAATAAGATTGTCGAACCTAACTAAGAGTAGAAgggaatgataagcagttttcagcaaggtattctctgcaagtgttgtgagTAATAGCGATAGATAAttttatagcaagataattggtaacaagtaacaagtaacaaaagttgcAAGTGTGCAACAAGGTAGCACAATCCTTTtttagcaaaggacatgcctcaAAGTTTTCTTATATAAAGGAAAAATGCTCTCGAGGACACGTGGGAATTTCCGTCTAgaaatgttcatcatgttgagtggtTGATGACGATACCCTTTGCGGATTAATCGTGTATGATATGCTTTGAAAGAATTAGGACGATACCGCCAGTGTGTGTCGCTCTCACTTCCGCTTATGTTTTCACTTTTTCGGTTCTGCTTAGCAATTATTTTTGGAGCAAAGTTGAAAGCGGAAGTACCACcttgagtgttggggaacgtcgcatggaaaataaaaaatttcctacgcgcacgaagacctatcatggtgatgtccatctacgagaggggatttccgatctacgtacgcttgtagatcgcacagcagaagtgttaataaacgcggttgatgtagtggaacgtcctcacgtccctcgatccgccccgcgaaccgtcccacgaaccgtcccgcgatccgtcccacgaaccgtcccgcgatccgtcccacgatccgctcccatctagtgtcgaacggacggcacctccgcgttcagcacacgtacagctcgacgatgatctcggccttcttgatccagcaagagagacggagatgtagatgagttctccggcagcgtgacggcgctccggaggttggtggtgatctaatctccgcagggctccgcccgagctccgcagaaacgcgatctagaggaaaacccatggaggtgtgtggtcggactgccgtggaaagtgttggaaatatgccctagagacaataataaaatggttattatcatatttccgtgttcatgataatcgtctatcgttcatgctataattgtattaacaggaaacagtaatacatgtgtgaatgaatagatcacaatatgtccctagcaagcctctagttggctagctcgttagtcaatagatgatcatggtttcctgatcatggacaatggatgtcattgataatgggatcacatcattgggagaatgatgtggtggacaagacccaatcctaagcctagcactagatcgtattgttcgtatgctaatgcttttctaatgtcaagtatcttttccttcgaccgtgagattgtgcaactcccggataccgtaggagtgctttgggtgtatcaaacgtcacaacgtaactgagtgactataaaggtgcactacgggtacctccgaaagtgtctgttgggttggcacgaatcaagatcgggatttgtcactccgtgtgacggagaggtatctctgggcccactcggtagaacatcatcatgagctcaatgtgactaaggagttagtcacacgatgacgtgctacggaacgagtaaagagacttaccggtaacgagattgaacaaggtataggtataccgacgatcgaatctcgggcaagttctataccgacagacaaagggaatcgtatacgggattgattgaatccttgacatcgtggttcatccgatgagatcatcatggagctagtgggagccaccatgggtatccagaccccgctgatggttattggccagagaggtgtctcggtcatgtctgcgtgtctcccgaacccgtagggtctacacacttaaggttcgatgacgctagggttatagggaattgttgtacgagattaccgaaagttgttcggagtcccggatgagatcccggacgtcacgaggagctccggaatggtccggaggtaaagattgatatataggacggatggtttcggacaccggaagtgtttcgggcatcaccggtaacgtaccggggccaccgggaccacctccggtggtcccaggggaccaccgaaggggggcaacgaccccgggaggctagatgggctaagtggggaagggaaccagcccctaagtgggctggtgcgccccccacccagcccatgtgcaccagaaaaaggggaagaagggggaaccctaacttaggtgggccttaggcccaccagaggggtgcgccaccccctcctccccatctggccgccacaaaccccctgtgggagggctgccgcaccccctagggtgggaaccctaggggtggcaccccctctccccttcccctatatatagtgggaacttttggcctttggaggacacggttttccctctccctcggcgcagccctgcacttcttcctcctcctctctgccggcgcttggcgaagctctgcctggagacctcgtctctccaccaacaccacgccgtcgtgttgctggtcttcttccccaacctctccctcctccttgctggatcaaggtgcgggagacgtcaccgggctgcacgtgtgttgaacgcggaggtgccgttgttcggcactagatcggaatcgccgcgagtacgactccatcaaccgcgttctagaaacgcttccgcttagcgatcttcaaaggtatgtagatgctcttacccctctctcattgctggtctctccataggaagatctgaacatgcgtaggaaaattttgaatttatgctacgttacccaacagaaagttgtctcaaatcagccataaaacctctgtatatataggtgggaggggaggggccttgccttggggctcaaggagcctcaaggggttcggctgaagcaaggggggaagtccgccccttccaatcctagtcaaaataggattggaaggtggagtccttctccactttcccacttccctttttttccttttctcattGATTTTTCTCTCTCCTGCACAttgggcttcttgggctgtcccaccagcccactaagggctggtgcggcacccctaaggcctatgggcttcccccgggtgggctggcccctcccggtgaacatccggaacccattcgtcactcccggtacattcccggtaatgccgaaaactttccggtaatcaaataaggtcatcatatatatcaatcttcgtctccggaccattccggaaaccctcgtgacatccgtgatctcatccgggactccgaacaacattcggtaaccaaccatataactcaaatacgcataaaacaacgtcgaaccttaagtgtgcagaccctgcgggttcgagaactatgtagacatgacccgagggactccttggtcaatatccaatagcgggacctggatgcccatattggatcctacatattctacgaagatcttatcgtttgaacctcagtgccaaggattcatataatcccgtatgtcattccctttgtccttcggtatgttacttgcccgagattcgatcgtcagtatccgcatacctatttcaatttcgtttaTCGACAAGTCactttactagttccgtaatacaagatcccgtgacttacactaagtcacattgcttgcaaggcttgtgtatgatgttgtattaccgagtgggccccgagacacctctccgtcacacggagtgacaaatcccagtcttgatccatactaactcaacggacaccttcggagatacctgtagagtatctttatagccacccagttacgttgtgacgtttgatacacacaaagcattcctccggtgtcagtgagttatatgatctcatggtcataggaacaaatacttgacacgtagaaaacagtagcaacaaaatgacacggtcaacatgctatgtctattagtttgggtctagtccatcacatgattctcctaatgatgtgatcccgttatcaagtgacaacacttgcctatagtcaggaaaccttgaccattttttatcaacgagctagtcaactagaggcttactagggacagtgttttgtctatgtatccacacaagtattgtgtttccaatcaatacaattatatcatggataataaacgattatcatgaacaaagaaatataataataactaatttattattgcctctagggcatatttccaacagtctcccacttgcactagagtcaataatctagtccacatcactatgtgattctaacgaatccaacacccatattgttctggggtctgatcacgtcttgctcgtgagggaggttttagtcaacggttctgaaactttcatatccgtgtgttctttacaaatctttatgaaatactccaaatatctactctactatacgaatccgtttcactactcatagttattcagattagtgtcaaagcttgcatcgacgtaaccctttacgacgaactctttaaccacctccataatcgagaaaaattccttagtccatttagttactaaggataactttgaccgctgatcagtgattcaatcctggatcattctctgtacctcttaacagacttgctgcaaggcacacatcaggtgtggtacacaacatggcatactttagagtctacggctaaggcatagaatacgaccttcgtctattctctttattctgccgtggtcgggttttgagtcctactcaaattcacaccttacaacacagtcaagaactccttctttgctaatctattttgaactccttcaaaaacttgtcaaggcatgcatcttgttgaaacttctattaagcgtttcgatctatctccatagatcttgatgctcaacgttcaagtagctcaatccaggtattcctttgaaaaactcctttcaaacaaccttgtatgctttacagaaattctacattacttctgatcaacaatatgtcaaccacatacacttatcagaaattctatagtgctcccactcacttctttggaaatacaagtttctcataaaccttgtacaaacccaaaatctttgatcatctcatcaaagtgtatattccaactccgagatgcttgcaccagtccattaaaggatcgctggagcttgcatacttgctagtatccttaggatcgacaaaaccttctggttgtatcatatacaatctttcctcaaggaaaccgtcgagaaaacaatgttttgtcttcctatgtgcaatatttcacaaataatgcagcaactactaacataattccaacagacttttagcatcgctatgagtgagaaagtctcatcatagtcaactatttgatcttgtcggaaacatctttgcgacaagttgagcttttcttaatagtgacgatTCAccgtcatcgtctgtcttccttataaagatccatctttacttaatagtcctacgaccatcaagttcttccaaagtctatactttgttctcacatatggattctctctcggatttcatggcctccaaccatttatcggaatccgggcccaccattgcttccccacaactcgtaggttcattgttgttcaacaacatgacctccaagacagggttaccgtaccactctgtagtagtatgcgaccttgtcgacctacgaggtttgtagtaacttgatccaatgcttaatgatcaccatcatcaacttccacttcaattagtgtaggcgccacaagaacaacttcctgcgccctgctacacactggttgaagtgacggttcaataacctcatcaagttccaccactctcccactcaattctttcgagagaaacctttcctcgagaaaggatctgtttctagaaacaaacactttgcttccggatctgagataggagatgtatccaactgttttggatatcctatgaagatgctttcatccactttgggttcgagcttaccagactgaaacttttttcacataagcattgcagccccaaactttcaagaaacgacagcttagatttttctaaacctcagtctatattgtgtcatctcaacggaaatacg
This region includes:
- the LOC123399168 gene encoding putative F-box/kelch-repeat protein At3g22730 codes for the protein MASDGNDAEQPTENQSASISRLTPDVLHEILLRLPVSSLQRLRRTCHQWRGIISDPCFIMDHANRAPEHLLLFLPRLDASASFKTAMPGRVKLFDEKWSVTTWAASSMDPDDHLFASCNGLLCFYRRYTLKIVNPATGQRLHLSKPDGRSFRDLYYLYSFGFHPATGEYKLVYFLREPRHGRPSGQPFRFDAIQVYTLGEDGWRNVRAPRESCLVNLGVVNVGGVMYWISEEEGACCGVAVMEFDLKEESFVTLRPPPLRACGAPALSYYVTEVEKKVCLVTAPFSSNAPRWRRYNAEVSGRMDVWMLESRGEDRWSLRYSVELSSSAPRCVPQPCFVRGEKVLLHGRDGDAFCRDLRGDEDGGEVKLLNLRPYRYYETQSYVYKETLVPLDVYAGAAIVRAPHWPLPPPGS